A genomic window from Diceros bicornis minor isolate mBicDic1 chromosome 35, mDicBic1.mat.cur, whole genome shotgun sequence includes:
- the XBP1 gene encoding LOW QUALITY PROTEIN: X-box-binding protein 1 (The sequence of the model RefSeq protein was modified relative to this genomic sequence to represent the inferred CDS: deleted 2 bases in 1 codon), which produces MVVVAPAQSPAAGAPKVLLLSGQPAAAAAASPVGRALPLMVPGQRGASPEAASGGPPQARKRQRLTHLSPEEKALRRKLKNRVAAQTARDRKKARMSELEQQVVDLEEENQKLLLENQLLREKTHGLVVENQELRQRLGMDALGTEEEAETKGNGTRPVAGSAESAALRLRASAAGAGPVVTPPEHLPMDSDGVDSSDSESDILLGILFNLDPVMFFRCPSPESTSLEQLPEVYPEEPSSLPASPSPSLGTSSAKLEAINELIRFDHVYTKPLVLEIPSETESQANVVVKIEEAPFSPSEKDHPEFTVSVKEELVEDDLIPELGISDLLSSSHCLKPSSCLLDAYSDCRYEGSSSPFSDMSSLLGVDHSWEDTFASELFPQLISV; this is translated from the exons ATGGTGGTGGTGGCACCCGCGCAGAGCCCGGCCGCCGGCGCCCCCAAAGTGCTGCTGCTGTCCGGCcagcccgccgccgccgccgccgcatcCCCGGTCGGCCGGGCTCTGCCGCTCATGGTGCCGGGCCAGCGAGGCGCCAGCCCGGAGGCGGCGAGCGGGGGGCCGCCCCAGGCGCGCAAGAGACAGCGCCTCACGCACCTGAGCCCCGAGGAGAAGGCGCTGCGGAG GAAACTGAAAAACAGAGTAGCAGCTCAGACTGCCAGAGACCGAAAAAAAGCTCGAATGAGTGAGCTGGAACAACAAGTGGTAGATTTGGAAGAAGAG AACCAAAAACTGTTGCTAGAAAATCAGCTTTTACGAGAGAAAACTCATGGCCTTGTAGTTGAGAACCAAGAGTTAAGACAGCGCTTGGGGATGGATGCCCTGGGTACTGAAGAGGAGGCAGAGACCAAG GGGAATGGAACGAGGCCGGTGGCCGGGTCTGCTGAGTCCGCAGCACTCAGACTACGTGCA tctgcagcaggtgcaggccCAGTTGTCACCCCTCCAGAACATCTCCCCATGGATTCTGATGGCGTTGACTCTTCAGACTCTGAG TCTGATATCCTGTTGGGCATTCTGTTCAACTTGGACCCAGTCATGTTCTTCAGATGTCCTTCCCCAGAATCGACCAGCCTGGAGCAGCTCCCAGAGGTCTACCCAGAAGAACCCAGTTCCTTACCGGCCTCCCCTTCTCCATCACTGGGGACGTCATCAGCCAAGCTGGAAGCCATTAATGAACTGATTCGTTTTGACCACGTATATACCAAGCCCCTAGTCTTAGAGATACCCTCTGAGACAGAGAGCCAAGCTAATGTGGTAGTGAAAATTGAGGAAGCACCCTTCAGCCCCTCAGAGAAGGATCACCCTGAATTCACTGTCTCAGTGAAGGAAGAACTTGTAGAAGATGACCTCATTCCAGAGCTGGGTATCTCAGATCTGCTTTCATCCAGCCACTGCCTGAAGCCATCTTCCTGCCTATTGGATGCTTATAGTGACTGTAGATATGAGGGCTCCTCTTCCCCCTTCAGCGACATGTCCTCTCTGCTTGGTGTAGACCATTCTTGGGAAGACACTTTTGCCAGTGAACTCTTTCCCCAGCTGATTAGTGTCTAA